One stretch of Geoalkalibacter ferrihydriticus DSM 17813 DNA includes these proteins:
- a CDS encoding chemotaxis protein CheA, with translation MNPLLEQFISESRESLQGIAEKLMQLEKEPKSNVLMTELFRFVHTLKGNSGLFDLPELTRVLHAGEDLMDAVRNGKVAYSPNLADRLLDAMDFVGVLCDEIETQGNTDVKHVKNSVHLAEGLRQLIVVKMVHAEGVSGTVAEVVPILPGDDTSSIQLPLADLPEETRMRAYRASVTGEPLYWIAYSPVEECFFQGDDPFYQARQTPGILWGGITARTSWPTLAELDPYCCVLDFSILSKAPLEDLQEHYRYVPDQVQITPVPSQYLILPHGDPNGGPVYEDFVADALGLLQTGNLEGLIRASRSMLELSNPDLWLSAALRWLLLVTELEPDNAVVSQQIIISLRTLTPTAWHELARAGDGTSVPAPITNRKPQAPKSEPTQLSPEVKAIIVAQREILSMPDNVTWVAGRIKSVAASLSACLQAIGWDEILPGLEAELQTALAQGSSAPLLLWLNSQFKHELPAGKSADIEQQTDPDIKYGRRSDDAFVGPKSIKVDQTKIDRLMSLIGEMVVAKNALPYLAGRAETVFGVRDLSREIKSQYAVINRIAEEMQDSIMQVRMMPVSFVFQRFPRLVRDTANKLGKEVNLILEGEETEADKNVIESLGDPLMHIVRNSLDHGIEMPEMRRSLGKPAAGTILIRATQEAGRVDIEIRDDGKGIDPDVIKRMAYEKGIIDSEQLERISDQDAVNLVFAAGFSTAEAVSDLSGRGVGMDVVRTAIEKVNGTINLESEKGKGTRIRLSLPLSMAVTNVMIVESNNQIFGVPMGIVVETVRISKADIRTIKKTQATVLRGRIIPLKSLNLLLGQHVPPKANDEDELAVLIVSLGGESVGIFVDDFRETVDIILKPMTGVLAGITAYSGSALLGDGSVLMVLDMKEII, from the coding sequence GTGAACCCATTGCTTGAACAATTTATTTCCGAGTCTCGCGAGTCGCTGCAGGGTATCGCCGAAAAACTGATGCAGCTGGAGAAAGAGCCGAAGAGCAATGTTCTGATGACGGAACTATTCCGCTTTGTCCACACTCTGAAAGGGAACAGCGGCCTCTTCGACCTGCCTGAATTGACTCGGGTACTGCATGCTGGTGAAGATCTGATGGATGCCGTACGCAACGGCAAGGTGGCCTATTCGCCCAACCTGGCTGACCGGTTACTCGATGCCATGGACTTTGTCGGTGTGCTCTGCGACGAAATTGAAACCCAAGGTAACACAGATGTCAAACATGTCAAAAATTCCGTCCATCTGGCGGAGGGCTTGCGTCAGCTGATTGTTGTTAAAATGGTACACGCCGAGGGCGTCAGCGGCACAGTGGCCGAGGTGGTTCCGATTCTGCCCGGAGATGACACTTCTTCAATCCAGTTGCCGCTGGCAGATCTCCCGGAAGAGACCCGGATGAGAGCATACCGGGCTTCCGTCACAGGTGAACCCCTTTATTGGATTGCCTACAGTCCGGTTGAAGAGTGTTTTTTCCAGGGCGACGACCCATTTTACCAGGCTCGCCAGACACCGGGAATCCTCTGGGGAGGGATAACGGCACGCACTTCCTGGCCAACACTTGCCGAGTTGGATCCCTATTGCTGCGTGCTTGATTTCAGCATTCTCAGTAAGGCGCCGTTAGAGGATCTTCAAGAGCATTACCGCTATGTGCCGGATCAAGTCCAAATCACTCCGGTACCCAGTCAATATTTGATCCTGCCTCATGGTGACCCCAATGGCGGTCCAGTGTATGAAGATTTCGTTGCCGATGCTCTTGGGCTGTTACAGACCGGTAATTTGGAGGGTTTGATTCGCGCCTCCCGCAGCATGCTGGAGTTGTCGAACCCGGATCTATGGCTTTCTGCCGCTCTACGCTGGTTGCTGCTGGTGACCGAACTTGAGCCGGACAACGCTGTTGTTTCGCAACAAATAATTATCTCACTGCGTACCCTGACGCCGACTGCGTGGCACGAACTGGCACGAGCTGGCGATGGTACATCTGTTCCTGCACCAATCACCAACAGAAAACCGCAAGCTCCGAAATCTGAACCGACTCAACTCAGTCCGGAAGTGAAAGCAATCATCGTCGCTCAACGTGAAATACTATCAATGCCGGACAATGTCACCTGGGTGGCAGGGCGGATCAAATCTGTAGCAGCCTCTTTGTCCGCGTGCCTGCAAGCAATAGGTTGGGATGAAATCCTGCCAGGATTGGAAGCTGAGCTGCAAACGGCTCTCGCTCAGGGTTCTTCGGCTCCTCTCTTACTCTGGTTGAATAGTCAGTTTAAACATGAGCTCCCGGCAGGCAAGTCAGCTGACATCGAACAGCAAACTGACCCTGACATTAAATATGGACGACGTTCGGATGATGCCTTTGTCGGGCCAAAAAGCATCAAGGTTGATCAGACCAAGATCGATCGTCTTATGAGCCTGATTGGCGAAATGGTGGTAGCAAAGAACGCCTTGCCGTATCTGGCTGGACGTGCTGAGACCGTATTTGGGGTGCGGGATCTTTCCCGCGAGATCAAGTCTCAGTATGCAGTCATCAATCGCATCGCCGAGGAAATGCAGGACTCCATCATGCAGGTACGCATGATGCCGGTTTCTTTTGTGTTTCAGCGTTTTCCCCGTCTGGTTCGGGATACGGCCAACAAGCTGGGAAAAGAAGTCAACCTGATCCTTGAAGGTGAGGAGACTGAAGCCGACAAGAATGTTATTGAATCTCTTGGTGATCCCCTGATGCACATCGTCAGGAACAGTCTGGATCATGGCATCGAAATGCCGGAAATGCGCCGATCACTCGGCAAGCCTGCTGCAGGCACCATCCTTATCCGTGCTACCCAGGAAGCGGGCCGGGTAGATATTGAAATACGTGACGATGGCAAGGGTATTGATCCGGACGTCATCAAGCGAATGGCGTATGAAAAAGGGATTATTGACAGTGAACAGTTGGAACGGATTTCAGATCAAGATGCGGTAAACCTGGTTTTTGCCGCCGGATTTTCAACGGCTGAGGCTGTTTCCGATCTCTCCGGTCGTGGCGTCGGGATGGACGTGGTCAGGACCGCGATCGAGAAAGTTAACGGCACCATCAACCTGGAGAGTGAAAAGGGGAAAGGAACACGAATCCGCCTTTCCTTACCGCTTTCCATGGCGGTCACCAACGTCATGATCGTTGAATCAAATAATCAGATTTTTGGCGTTCCGATGGGAATTGTTGTTGAAACGGTGCGGATATCGAAGGCTGATATTCGAACGATTAAGAAGACTCAGGCGACGGTACTGCGTGGCCGAATTATACCGCTCAAATCACTTAACTTGTTACTAGGGCAGCATGTTCCTCCCAAGGCCAACGATGAGGATGAACTCGCCGTATTGATCGTTAGTCTGGGAGGTGAATCTGTCGGAATTTTTGTCGATGACTTCCGTGAAACGGTGGACATCATTCTCAAACCTATGACGGGTGTATTGGCCGGGATAACAGCTTACAGCGGCTCCGCTTTACTGGGAGACGGTTCAGTGCTGATGGTGCTGGATATGAAGGAGATAATCTGA
- a CDS encoding methyl-accepting chemotaxis protein: MKIDTNLPGKILDFPTGLLRMFATLLCGMTIVSVCAYFVHPWVIRLSPLSNAFDVALTGALASIATFTLVALIYRKKLTIINQDTHCKHNHCSAQHLLIRENYIQTVSDLSQYNAVLGGQLRETIGQTETAVMGVVGRMVIIHEHSSSQVDRIGSSSQKSSELITVTQEQVRKNQQVIQALNTFSDSQTDQLRDNLFRIQKLSDEMELMQPMVKEIAKIADNTNLLAINASVEAARAGNAGKGFAVVANEVRRLSNQSNKVAKEIAERITRVTGQAQIETENARRSIANNEDSQKFTALAGNLSDIEGRFKNASVHLEEMIKGIDEANRLIVEEVSIVLGEIQFQDVLRQRLENVNNGLECQSEFAGQTRLWLEGNAEFPAKRLNDHLTELKSRYVMQEQQTTHNAILGGQADAECGSNQKIELF; encoded by the coding sequence ATGAAAATAGACACAAACCTTCCCGGCAAGATTTTAGATTTCCCTACGGGACTTTTGAGAATGTTCGCGACCTTGCTGTGCGGCATGACAATTGTTTCCGTATGTGCCTATTTTGTGCATCCCTGGGTTATCAGATTGAGTCCGTTGTCAAATGCATTTGATGTCGCGCTTACTGGAGCGCTGGCATCTATTGCGACATTTACGCTGGTTGCACTTATATACAGAAAAAAACTTACGATCATCAATCAAGATACTCATTGTAAACACAACCACTGTTCGGCTCAGCATCTTCTTATTAGAGAGAACTATATCCAGACCGTCTCAGATCTCAGCCAATATAATGCTGTGCTTGGAGGTCAATTAAGGGAAACGATCGGCCAGACCGAAACGGCGGTGATGGGAGTGGTTGGAAGGATGGTGATTATTCATGAACACAGCAGTTCTCAGGTTGACCGGATCGGTTCATCTTCCCAAAAAAGCAGTGAATTGATAACGGTTACTCAGGAACAGGTCCGTAAAAATCAACAAGTTATTCAAGCATTAAATACCTTCTCTGATAGTCAGACTGATCAATTAAGAGATAATCTTTTTCGAATTCAAAAGTTGTCAGATGAGATGGAGTTGATGCAACCGATGGTGAAAGAAATTGCGAAAATTGCCGATAACACCAATCTCTTGGCGATTAACGCGTCAGTTGAAGCTGCCCGGGCCGGAAATGCAGGCAAGGGTTTCGCGGTCGTGGCCAATGAAGTGCGCAGGCTCTCTAATCAGTCCAACAAAGTGGCGAAAGAGATTGCCGAAAGAATCACTCGTGTGACCGGACAGGCACAGATTGAGACCGAAAATGCCAGGCGGTCAATTGCCAATAATGAAGATTCACAAAAATTTACAGCTCTGGCAGGCAATTTGTCTGACATTGAAGGACGATTTAAAAACGCATCGGTTCACCTTGAAGAAATGATCAAAGGTATTGATGAAGCCAACCGGTTAATCGTCGAAGAGGTGTCGATTGTGTTGGGCGAAATACAGTTTCAGGATGTTCTTCGACAACGTTTGGAGAATGTCAACAATGGCCTTGAATGTCAGAGTGAATTTGCCGGGCAGACTCGGCTATGGCTGGAAGGGAATGCAGAATTTCCCGCCAAAAGATTGAATGATCATCTCACCGAGTTGAAGAGTAGGTATGTCATGCAGGAACAGCAGACAACCCACAATGCGATTTTGGGGGGACAAGCAGATGCGGAGTGCGGCTCCAATCAAAAAATCGAGCTTTTCTGA
- a CDS encoding protein-glutamate methylesterase/protein-glutamine glutaminase: protein MIKLLIVDDSALMRRLLNTLFQAEGDFTIQIAHNGKEAVALNRDFMPDVVTLDINMPEMDGITALSLIMAERPVPVVMVSSLTEKGALATFEALHLGAVDYVTKPGGTISLSLEEISKTLISKVRAAAGSKVKGKSSARGLAQRLREEREKPPTRQPVIRRGPGNEGLVIIGVSTGGPRTLEDVLPLLPADFPWPVLVAQHMPSTFTRPFADRMNGLCPLAVVEASQPMPVEPGKIYIGKGGADMVLGNRSGTLTVLAKPEHKDYMWHPSVELLGRSALECCDPSRVVGVMLTGMGHDGADVFAEIKKRGGRTIAESEESSVVFGMPAELIARGGASIVLPSDKVARQLITWAGR from the coding sequence ATGATCAAACTTCTCATTGTTGACGATTCAGCCCTGATGCGACGTCTGTTGAATACGCTGTTCCAGGCTGAGGGCGATTTTACGATCCAGATAGCGCATAACGGCAAAGAGGCAGTGGCGCTGAATCGTGACTTTATGCCCGATGTGGTGACCCTGGATATCAACATGCCGGAGATGGACGGCATTACCGCCCTGTCACTGATTATGGCGGAACGACCCGTGCCGGTGGTCATGGTCTCGTCCCTCACGGAAAAGGGGGCCCTGGCAACCTTTGAAGCCCTGCATCTGGGAGCTGTTGATTATGTGACCAAGCCTGGAGGGACAATTTCATTATCCCTTGAAGAGATCAGTAAAACGTTGATCAGCAAAGTGCGCGCAGCGGCCGGATCCAAGGTCAAAGGTAAGTCTTCGGCGAGGGGCCTAGCTCAGCGCTTGCGTGAAGAACGGGAAAAACCACCGACACGGCAACCGGTCATCCGACGTGGACCGGGTAACGAGGGGTTGGTGATCATCGGTGTTTCCACCGGTGGCCCCCGGACTCTTGAAGATGTTCTGCCTCTGTTGCCGGCGGACTTTCCCTGGCCGGTATTGGTGGCCCAGCATATGCCGTCTACATTTACCCGCCCTTTTGCCGACCGTATGAACGGTTTGTGTCCTCTTGCGGTTGTGGAAGCCAGCCAACCGATGCCTGTGGAGCCGGGAAAAATCTATATCGGCAAGGGCGGAGCGGACATGGTGCTGGGAAACCGCAGCGGCACATTGACGGTATTAGCCAAACCGGAACACAAAGACTACATGTGGCACCCTTCGGTGGAACTTCTGGGGCGTTCCGCTCTTGAATGTTGCGATCCATCTCGTGTGGTCGGGGTGATGCTGACCGGCATGGGGCACGACGGCGCTGATGTTTTTGCCGAGATAAAAAAACGGGGTGGGCGCACCATTGCCGAATCAGAAGAATCGTCCGTGGTTTTCGGGATGCCTGCCGAACTGATCGCACGGGGCGGGGCAAGCATTGTATTACCTTCGGATAAGGTGGCGAGACAACTGATCACCTGGGCTGGACGGTAA
- a CDS encoding HD domain-containing phosphohydrolase: MNTLAEFVPETQNARIVIVDDDPDCLNFLKLRLLDCGHEVFSFTNGADALDAVVREPIDIILLDISMPEVDGIPVCDRIKQNPKLNGIPVIFLSGQGTPENIMRGFRSGGVDFITKPFQLEEVLARVSAHISRGRAEALLRQKNDFLERIVLERTTELQKDIEERQRVEAILAQQIRDNGEAFSYTIYALARAAEANDEDTGNHVLRVGEFSAIIASQLGLDDTFVQDIHLQAILHDVGKIHSHPDIFKKPGKLTDEEFTKMKEHTYSGTMIIGTNEKLRVGRNIALTHHEKWDGSGYPRGLVGEQIPIEGRITAIADIYDALRSARSYKAPFDHVTAYKIITEGDGRTMPEHFDPAVLQAFRETGDQFEETYERLKG; the protein is encoded by the coding sequence ATGAATACTTTAGCCGAGTTCGTACCTGAAACACAAAATGCACGGATTGTTATTGTGGACGATGATCCGGACTGTCTTAATTTTTTAAAACTTAGGTTGTTGGACTGCGGACACGAAGTTTTTTCGTTCACCAATGGTGCGGATGCTCTGGATGCTGTTGTCAGGGAACCGATCGATATTATTCTGCTGGATATCTCCATGCCGGAAGTGGATGGTATCCCGGTGTGTGATAGGATCAAACAAAATCCCAAACTCAACGGTATACCCGTCATTTTTTTGAGCGGCCAGGGCACCCCCGAAAACATAATGCGCGGATTCCGTTCCGGTGGGGTGGACTTCATCACGAAACCGTTTCAACTTGAAGAGGTGCTGGCCAGGGTCAGCGCTCACATCAGTCGGGGACGGGCAGAGGCACTGCTTCGGCAGAAGAATGATTTTCTTGAACGGATCGTCTTGGAACGTACCACCGAATTGCAAAAAGACATTGAAGAACGCCAACGTGTTGAGGCGATCCTCGCTCAGCAGATCAGGGATAATGGGGAGGCGTTCAGCTACACAATCTATGCTCTTGCAAGGGCGGCAGAAGCGAATGACGAAGACACCGGTAACCACGTACTCAGGGTTGGAGAATTCTCCGCAATCATTGCGTCTCAGCTTGGGCTTGACGACACCTTTGTTCAAGACATACATCTCCAGGCAATACTGCACGACGTAGGGAAAATACATTCTCATCCGGATATATTTAAAAAACCCGGAAAATTAACGGATGAGGAGTTCACGAAAATGAAGGAACATACGTATTCCGGAACAATGATTATCGGCACCAACGAAAAGCTGAGAGTCGGGCGCAATATTGCACTCACGCACCATGAAAAATGGGATGGCAGCGGCTATCCCCGCGGACTTGTCGGCGAGCAGATACCGATTGAGGGGAGAATTACGGCTATTGCTGATATCTACGACGCACTCAGGAGCGCACGCTCTTACAAGGCACCATTTGACCATGTTACAGCTTACAAGATCATTACGGAAGGAGACGGCCGGACCATGCCTGAACATTTTGATCCTGCGGTCTTGCAAGCCTTCAGGGAAACCGGTGACCAGTTCGAGGAAACATACGAAAGATTAAAAGGATAA
- a CDS encoding ParA family protein, translating to MNGPAEIIVVTNRKGGTGKTTTSVNLAAEFAAQGQPVLLIDMDTQGHCAVGVDVTKPKDSPTVHNLFLSDDFLLAEAVCPTAWPNLHLIPANPLFEHGSGDGDQTRLARALHDEGLTKQYDLIIIDTPPSFDGLLMNALCAARSVLIPFVPHHLSGEGIRNLARILFRVASGPNPDLKLLGLLPIMLDRRIGQHRNVTDGAALQFGQGRMLSGIRTDIKLAESFAHRQPVRSYMPNCRGTEDYAMVAREIGERLKSRYELHSTKQTT from the coding sequence ATGAATGGGCCAGCCGAAATTATCGTCGTGACCAACCGGAAAGGCGGCACCGGGAAAACAACGACATCGGTTAATCTTGCAGCGGAATTCGCGGCACAAGGCCAACCCGTATTGTTGATTGATATGGACACCCAGGGACATTGTGCGGTAGGCGTCGATGTTACCAAACCAAAGGATTCACCAACCGTTCACAACTTGTTCCTATCGGATGATTTCCTTCTTGCCGAGGCTGTGTGTCCGACCGCCTGGCCCAATCTTCATCTCATTCCCGCCAATCCGTTATTTGAACACGGTTCCGGTGATGGAGATCAGACACGCCTTGCCAGGGCCCTGCACGATGAAGGACTGACGAAACAGTATGATCTGATCATCATAGACACCCCTCCGTCGTTTGACGGCCTCCTGATGAACGCCCTCTGTGCAGCCAGAAGCGTATTGATCCCTTTCGTGCCCCACCATCTGTCCGGAGAAGGGATCCGCAATCTGGCCCGGATCCTTTTCAGGGTAGCATCAGGACCGAATCCTGATCTGAAACTGCTGGGCCTTCTTCCGATCATGCTTGACCGGCGTATTGGTCAACACCGAAACGTCACGGATGGGGCAGCCCTTCAGTTCGGGCAGGGAAGAATGCTTTCCGGAATCCGCACCGATATCAAGCTGGCTGAATCCTTTGCTCATCGTCAACCAGTTCGTTCCTATATGCCTAATTGCAGAGGCACCGAAGATTATGCCATGGTAGCCCGTGAAATTGGTGAACGGTTGAAATCGCGTTACGAACTCCACTCAACTAAGCAAACTACGTGA
- a CDS encoding response regulator produces the protein MAKTIMVVDDSATMRLSLKSGLELSGFKVECAGDGVLALNQLRGGVKPDLIITDINMPNMGGLEFIKNLRTLPGFRFIPVLALTTESQQEKKNEAKKFGATGWLVKPVTGPDLVKVIRQVLPGA, from the coding sequence ATGGCAAAGACCATTATGGTGGTTGATGATTCGGCAACAATGAGGTTGAGCCTCAAGTCAGGCCTGGAATTGAGCGGATTTAAGGTTGAATGCGCGGGTGATGGCGTTCTGGCCCTGAATCAACTCAGGGGCGGCGTCAAGCCCGATCTGATTATTACCGATATTAACATGCCAAATATGGGCGGACTGGAGTTCATCAAGAACCTCCGCACCCTTCCCGGGTTTCGTTTTATTCCGGTGTTGGCGCTCACAACCGAGAGTCAACAGGAGAAGAAGAATGAGGCAAAAAAATTCGGAGCAACCGGCTGGCTGGTAAAACCTGTGACCGGTCCTGATTTGGTCAAGGTCATCAGACAGGTCCTGCCAGGAGCATAA
- a CDS encoding HEAT repeat domain-containing protein has protein sequence MAFIKQQSSQIIEQNERKHDRDCANLVLQLSDPSPTARRWAARDLADCPDSSGALVEQLQREQDSSVRGIILTTLTHLGDEEAVSGLVNCLRSEDASLRNEAIEAMKFLPSEVAPIMGQLLKDPDPDVRIFAVNVLESLRHEQVEEWLREVIEHDAHVNVCASAVDLLGEVGSTYSWEALENLKVRFPDEPFISFAADLALKRIRST, from the coding sequence ATGGCATTCATTAAACAGCAATCGAGCCAAATAATAGAACAGAATGAGCGAAAACACGATCGTGACTGCGCCAATCTGGTACTACAGCTTTCCGATCCCAGTCCAACAGCAAGGCGCTGGGCGGCGCGGGATCTGGCTGATTGTCCCGATTCTTCCGGCGCTCTTGTAGAACAATTACAGCGCGAACAGGACAGCTCGGTACGGGGAATAATCCTCACGACCCTTACACACTTGGGTGACGAGGAAGCTGTTTCAGGGCTGGTGAACTGTCTGCGCAGCGAAGACGCTTCGTTGCGCAACGAGGCGATTGAGGCTATGAAATTTTTACCTTCTGAAGTTGCGCCCATCATGGGCCAGCTACTCAAAGATCCGGACCCGGATGTGCGCATTTTTGCGGTCAATGTCCTTGAGTCACTGCGGCACGAACAGGTTGAGGAGTGGTTAAGAGAAGTTATTGAACATGACGCCCATGTCAATGTTTGTGCTTCAGCAGTAGATCTGCTTGGTGAAGTCGGGTCCACATATTCATGGGAAGCCTTGGAAAATCTGAAAGTAAGGTTTCCAGACGAACCATTCATCAGCTTTGCGGCCGACCTGGCCCTGAAGCGCATCCGTAGCACCTGA
- a CDS encoding CheR family methyltransferase gives MITKTISQEEFLKFREFFYRKTGIQFEDSKRYFVDKRLIERIEETDSGNFRNYFITLRFEATGEEFQKLTNLMTVNETYFFREEYQFKCLVNSILPEITAIKKNKGPVRIWSVPSSSGEEPYSIAMYLLEYWSGINQWDVEIISSDIDTSIIAQARRGYFSDRSVKTLPKKLLEKYFRHSGDGFQISEDLRQSVEFTKVNLMKPSDVRGYRGFDVIFCRNLLIYFDDLSRRQAADTFFDALAPGGFLCLGHSESMSRISSLYQVRKFSDAVVYQKPMEVQ, from the coding sequence ATGATTACGAAAACGATCAGTCAGGAAGAATTCTTGAAATTCAGGGAGTTCTTCTATCGTAAGACCGGCATCCAGTTTGAGGATTCAAAACGCTACTTCGTGGACAAGCGCCTGATCGAGCGAATCGAGGAAACGGATTCCGGCAATTTCCGCAATTATTTCATCACCCTGCGCTTTGAGGCGACCGGTGAGGAGTTTCAGAAGCTGACCAACCTGATGACGGTCAACGAGACCTATTTTTTTCGGGAGGAATACCAGTTCAAGTGTCTGGTGAACTCCATACTTCCGGAGATAACGGCAATCAAGAAAAACAAAGGACCGGTTCGAATCTGGTCGGTACCCTCTTCGTCAGGGGAAGAGCCGTACTCCATCGCCATGTATTTATTGGAATACTGGTCCGGCATCAACCAGTGGGATGTCGAGATCATCTCGTCTGATATCGATACCAGCATCATTGCTCAGGCGCGTCGCGGATATTTTTCAGACCGTTCGGTAAAGACGCTTCCAAAGAAGCTGCTTGAAAAATATTTCCGTCACAGTGGTGACGGGTTTCAAATAAGCGAGGACTTAAGGCAGTCAGTTGAATTCACCAAGGTCAATCTGATGAAACCGTCCGATGTGCGCGGTTACCGGGGTTTTGATGTGATCTTCTGCCGCAATCTGTTGATCTATTTTGATGATCTGTCACGTCGTCAGGCAGCTGATACTTTCTTCGACGCCTTAGCTCCTGGTGGTTTTCTCTGTCTTGGACATTCGGAATCCATGAGCCGTATTTCTTCGCTGTATCAGGTCCGCAAATTTTCTGATGCAGTGGTGTACCAAAAACCCATGGAGGTTCAATGA
- a CDS encoding response regulator transcription factor — MKRILIVDDAATMRMYYRSILEGSGYQVHEAVNGIEAMEKFLQEPFDLCIVDVNMPKQDGYSFLSELRSRDISQAPALMISTEAAASDRTRAYAAGANLYLVKPVKPDELLTNCRLLLGEAKP, encoded by the coding sequence ATGAAACGGATCCTTATCGTTGATGACGCTGCTACGATGCGTATGTATTACCGCAGTATTCTTGAAGGATCCGGCTATCAGGTCCATGAAGCGGTAAATGGTATCGAAGCGATGGAGAAGTTTCTACAAGAGCCCTTTGACCTGTGCATCGTTGACGTCAACATGCCAAAGCAGGACGGATACAGTTTTTTAAGCGAACTGCGCAGCAGAGATATTTCCCAAGCTCCGGCACTGATGATCTCTACTGAAGCTGCTGCCAGTGACAGAACACGCGCCTATGCAGCGGGAGCGAATCTCTATCTGGTTAAACCGGTCAAGCCGGATGAGTTGCTGACCAATTGCCGCCTGTTGCTCGGGGAGGCTAAGCCGTGA
- a CDS encoding chemotaxis protein CheW, producing the protein MTTVKLEEPENREHTDNDESDDTQDSDTRQFVTFIAGDEVFAVDMTPVQEIIRVPDVVRVPLAPHTLEGLANLRGKVLPIISLRRIFGFDECDYNDSTRAIVIDLGQPLGFVVDRVASVVGVETGKIEGVESIRSTVNTELLSGLIKDVGGHAMIMVLDFAKLIAQEFAEIAAVSKNSDLSTTRSQTTEADDEKSDDELQLVSFEVAGQEYAMAIEDVQEIVQIPEEIIHVPHAESHVMGVMTLRNRLLPLVNLRRMFDLPSRENDDHSRIVVVSLGASSVGVVMDSVNEVLRVAKTDVDAMPGLLARDGDLADITEICRLNNGKRLVSIISANNLFRHSAVKEAMTTVETMDNNKNPGHDPDNDELTSDDDEQVVVFRLGKEEFGVPIDSVQEIVRVPEELTHVPKAPPFVEGVINLRGSVLPVIDLRRRLGMPAVERSDRQRVMVFLISDIRTGFIVDLVAEVLKIPKNAIEPAPMLSSEQARLVARMANLEKLKRMVQMIEPSHLIDSGDMAQLAQLGG; encoded by the coding sequence ATGACAACAGTTAAGCTGGAAGAACCGGAAAATCGGGAACATACCGATAATGATGAAAGCGATGATACTCAGGACTCCGATACCCGTCAGTTTGTCACCTTCATTGCCGGAGATGAGGTCTTTGCTGTGGACATGACGCCGGTTCAGGAGATCATCCGGGTACCGGACGTGGTGCGGGTTCCGTTGGCCCCGCACACTCTGGAAGGACTGGCCAATCTGCGTGGCAAGGTGCTGCCAATCATCTCCCTGCGCCGCATTTTCGGCTTCGATGAATGTGACTACAATGATTCAACCCGGGCCATCGTCATTGATCTCGGCCAACCGCTAGGGTTTGTCGTTGACCGGGTCGCAAGTGTTGTTGGTGTGGAAACGGGCAAAATTGAAGGAGTGGAGTCCATCCGCAGTACGGTGAACACCGAACTGCTCTCCGGGCTGATCAAGGATGTTGGCGGACACGCCATGATCATGGTGCTGGATTTTGCCAAACTGATCGCTCAAGAGTTTGCGGAGATAGCAGCTGTTTCCAAAAACTCGGACCTTTCCACGACCCGTTCGCAAACAACGGAAGCAGACGACGAGAAGAGCGACGACGAATTACAACTGGTCAGCTTTGAAGTGGCCGGTCAAGAATATGCCATGGCCATCGAAGATGTACAGGAGATCGTCCAGATTCCGGAAGAGATCATCCATGTGCCCCATGCAGAATCCCATGTCATGGGGGTCATGACCCTGCGTAACCGGCTGTTGCCCCTGGTCAATCTGCGCCGCATGTTTGATTTGCCCAGCCGCGAAAACGACGACCATAGCCGTATTGTTGTGGTGTCATTGGGAGCATCGTCGGTTGGCGTCGTCATGGATAGCGTCAATGAAGTTTTAAGGGTGGCAAAGACAGATGTGGACGCCATGCCGGGTCTTTTGGCCCGTGATGGTGATCTTGCGGACATTACCGAGATCTGCCGTTTGAATAATGGCAAGCGCCTGGTGTCAATCATCTCGGCCAACAACCTGTTTCGGCATTCCGCTGTGAAGGAGGCCATGACAACCGTGGAAACGATGGATAACAACAAGAATCCGGGGCACGACCCGGATAACGATGAACTGACTTCTGACGATGATGAGCAGGTGGTTGTGTTTCGGCTGGGTAAGGAAGAGTTCGGGGTGCCGATCGACAGTGTCCAGGAAATTGTCCGGGTACCTGAAGAGCTGACCCATGTGCCCAAAGCCCCCCCATTTGTGGAAGGGGTTATCAACCTTCGCGGTTCGGTGCTGCCGGTGATTGATCTGCGACGTCGCCTCGGCATGCCGGCGGTTGAACGTTCTGATAGGCAGCGTGTCATGGTGTTCCTGATTTCCGACATAAGAACCGGTTTTATCGTGGACCTGGTGGCCGAAGTACTCAAAATCCCCAAGAACGCCATTGAGCCGGCGCCGATGCTTTCCAGTGAACAGGCACGACTTGTGGCGCGCATGGCCAATCTTGAAAAACTGAAACGGATGGTTCAAATGATTGAACCTTCTCACCTGATCGACAGCGGTGATATGGCGCAGTTGGCTCAATTGGGAGGGTAA